TTTGCCGCACAACCGGGCAAGCCGAACATGTTCGGACTCGTGCAGGGTGAACAGAACGCCATCCAGCCCGGCAAGCGCATGCTGAGCGCGATGTCACCCACCATCGTACTCGACCCGGCGAAGCGGGTGCTGCTGGTGGTGGGCGCCGCAGGCGGTCCGACCATCATCACCGGGACCAGTCAGGTGATTCTCAACGTCATCGACAATCACATGACACTCGCCGATGCCATGCGCGCGCCGCGTGTGCATCACCAGGGGCTGCCCGACTCGCTCACGTTCGAAGCGGGCGGCATCCGCGCGGGGGTGCTCGATTCATTGCGGGCGATGGGGTACGGCATGCGGGAAGTCCGCAGTCTCGTGAACGTGAACGCCATCATGCGCGTGAAGGGCGGCTGGGAAGGTCAGCCCGAACCGCGGCGCAGTGGTGGTGCGGTGGGCTATTGAGACGTCCGGAGCACGGATGACACGTCGCCACCCGTCTGGAATACTTAGGACGGGTGGCGACGCCGGGCTTCAACGCACTCCCGCAATCACGTCGGGGGAAAGCCACCGCGAGAGGGCTTGAACGACTTCGCCGACGTCCGGCTCATCGTCGCTGGCCCACGCCACGACACCATCGGGCCGGACCAATACCGCGTGTAGCCCCAGCCGGTCCTTTGCTTTGCGCTTCGCGTATTCGACCGTGTTTCCCAGACGGTGGCCTATCGTTCGAAGCCCTGGATGGTCATCGAAGTCGAGCAGCACACCAATGCCTTTGTGAAGCAGCACGCCAAGCCGCGTGCCGTCCTCGAACTCGAAGTCCGGACAACTGCGGCCCACCAACGGGTGCTCACCGCCAAGATCGTAGCGCAACGAAACGCCCCACACCCGTTCGGCGAAGTATGTCGCACCGTCGCGCGTGTCGATGAGGTCGCGAACGACGGCCTGCAACGCACGCGCATCCGGTCGCATCAATGCGACCTGCGCCCGCGTCCAGTCGAGGACGCGCGCGCCGATCGGATGTCGTTCGGCGGTATAGCTGTCGAGCAAGCCCTCGGGTGCATCACCGCGAATGGTCGCGGCGAGCTTCCATCCGAGATTCATCGCGTCTCCAATGCCGAGGTTCAGGCCCTGTCCACCCAACGGCGAATGAATGTGCGCCGCATCGCCGGCCAGCAGCACACGTCCTCTGCGATAGGTCGTGGCCTGTTTCGAGCGGTCGGTCCAGGTCGAGGCGACCTGCAATGCGTCGACCGTCACGTCCACGGCCGACACACGACGCAAGACCTCCTGCACGTGCTCGCGCGTCAGTGCATCCGTGCGATGGAATGCACCTCCATCAAAATCGGCGATGGCGATCGTGCCCGGTTGCCACTGCGTGTACATCCCGGCCGATGTGTAGTGACGGCCGAGCGGAAGCATCGAAGGGTCGGCCATGTCGACCTGCACGGAGTATCCCGTGAATTCGGGTTCCGTGCCCACGAACCCGAAGCCGCCCTGCTTGCGCACCGTGCTGCGACCTCCGTCGCAACCCACCAGCCAACGTGCACGCAGATGTCGTTCGCCGGCATGGACGACGACGTCATCGTCCGTCGCCTCGAAATCTTCCACGCCATGGCCACGCCGGATTTCGACACCCAGGGACAGCGCATGTGCAGCCAGCACGTGCTCGAGGTGTTCCATCTCGACGCCCTGTTGCGCGTCCGCGGGACCGGGCAGACGGTACGTCCACCGCGACACGTCGATGTTGGCGTAGTCGAACTGGATGCCCGCGAAGTGACCGGCGGGCCCACGACGCTCTGCCCCCGACGCCGCCGATGCGGGTCTGGGTTGACCGTCACCGCGCGATGACGAGGCAATCTGCTCCAGCAGTCCGCGGCGGTAGAACGCCTCGATGCTCGGTCCCCAGAGTCCGCGCAAACCGAAAGGGAGTCGCTTGAGCGGCGAATGCGGCGTGGCGGATTGCTCCAGTACCAGAACGGAAACGCCCGCGAGGCGCAGTTCGCGCGCCAGGAACAGGCCGACAGGACCGGCTCCGGCAATGACGACGTCGTACAGCGAAGAATGGGAATGCGGGTGGTGCATGAATGGCTCCGGTGTGGGGTCGATGCGATCGTTCCACCGGAGCGTTCCCCGAGCCGGGAATCCACGCCGACGAACGAAGGGACGCATGGCGTCCGTTGTTCGTCGTGGGGATCCCGTGCACGAGGCCAAAGACCAGAGCTTTCGTTACCGAAAGGACTTGGGCTTACCAGACCAAGTCTGCCTTTTCCGACACGAGCATTGTACTGGCGTACGATTGGAGCGGCAACGGGGTGCCTGTCGCGATGGACAGACACCCCGTTGTGTTTTTCGCTATGTGCTGCCGTGTCGCGCTACGAGTTCGGAAACGCCCTGTTCTCGTGCTGACGCGTGCTCGTGTTCGTTACGGCGCCGGTACGGGGCGCACCGTCACCGGGGCGTCGAGCGTGGCACTGATGGCAGCGCCGCTACCCAGGCAGGTATCGAAGTCGGCCGTGGCCGCCGCCGCTGCCGTACCGGCCGCCGCACCAGCCGCCGCACCGATCACCGTTCCCTTGGTGTTCTTGCCGATCACCTGACCCGCGATGGCGCCGAGGATGGCACCGCCGGCCACCTTCTTGGCATCCGTGCCCTTCGACGCGCTGCGCACGCGCTCGGTGCTCGCCGTCTGCACCGTGGCTTCGAGCGGATAGGTACGCCCGCCGTACTGCACGCTCACGAGGCGCACACGCAGGTAGGTCTGATCGTTGGAATTCTTGGCCGTCTTGGCTTCCGTGACTTCGAACGTGGCCGTCGCGCCTTCCGGGATGGTCACGCCGTTGGATGCCTGCACCGACTCGGTCAGCGCGCCGGTGAACTTGTCGCCGGCGGCCACGGTGTTGCTGCACACCTTGCTGTTGGCCACGAACTTGAGCGACGTACCCGCGGCGACCGTGCCCTCCACCGGTGCCGCTGGCGCGGCCGGTGCGGGCGTAGCAGGTGCCGGGGCCGGCGTGCTCGTGCTCGGCTTGCTGGGCGCCGGCTTCGGCGTGGACGGGCGCGTGGCCGGCCGGTTGGGGGCCGGAGCGGCCGGAGCTGGCGTCACCGGCTCCGGAGCCGGCACGTCCTGCAGCTGCGGCTGGACGCTGTCCCGCTGCGCCATGGCCAGATCGCGGCCCAGGGCCGTGTCACTGCTCAGCGCGGCAGAATCGGTCTTGTCGCCGCCGCATGCCGCGAGAGCGGCCAGCGCCAGCGTGGACAGGAGCACCGCCGAGCCAGTCCGGCGGAACGTACGCGTATATTCACCCATGATGAGAACTCCCGGTGGAAAGGATCGTTCTGAAGGATCGTTCTGTGTGTATGGCCGTTGATCCCGGACGCCGCGTGGCCGGCTCGCGGACCCCGGCTTTCGGAGACGCTTCGGAAACCGGAGCGGTCGCGCCTCGCGGATGACCGGAATTAACCAGAGTTCGGCGAGGATGCCAGCGCGTAACACGCTCCGGAGGCTCCTCCCCTATTACCACCCCTACCGGCTCCAGGTTGCGGTGGGGCTCGGTGCCGTGGTGGCGGCGGCCGCCCTAGCCACCC
The Gemmatimonas aurantiaca genome window above contains:
- a CDS encoding FAD-dependent monooxygenase, which codes for MHHPHSHSSLYDVVIAGAGPVGLFLARELRLAGVSVLVLEQSATPHSPLKRLPFGLRGLWGPSIEAFYRRGLLEQIASSSRGDGQPRPASAASGAERRGPAGHFAGIQFDYANIDVSRWTYRLPGPADAQQGVEMEHLEHVLAAHALSLGVEIRRGHGVEDFEATDDDVVVHAGERHLRARWLVGCDGGRSTVRKQGGFGFVGTEPEFTGYSVQVDMADPSMLPLGRHYTSAGMYTQWQPGTIAIADFDGGAFHRTDALTREHVQEVLRRVSAVDVTVDALQVASTWTDRSKQATTYRRGRVLLAGDAAHIHSPLGGQGLNLGIGDAMNLGWKLAATIRGDAPEGLLDSYTAERHPIGARVLDWTRAQVALMRPDARALQAVVRDLIDTRDGATYFAERVWGVSLRYDLGGEHPLVGRSCPDFEFEDGTRLGVLLHKGIGVLLDFDDHPGLRTIGHRLGNTVEYAKRKAKDRLGLHAVLVRPDGVVAWASDDEPDVGEVVQALSRWLSPDVIAGVR